The Thunnus albacares chromosome 13, fThuAlb1.1, whole genome shotgun sequence genome segment agtaaactgaatatctttgagacGTTTGATGACGTCATCCAcgttttatggaccaaacaacatATTGATTAATTGTAGAATGAAAAGGATCGTCAGTCGCAGCTCTTCTCTGGCTTGATAGTGATTATTGACCTGAATCAAAGCTGCAGTAATGATCATTCTCATTCTCCATTAATCTCTCGATTATTTAATCGATTTattgattagtcgtttggtctataaaacgtcAGGAAAACGGTGAAAAAAtgtgattcagtgtttctcaaagGATGGGGATTCATTTTGAACAtgatcagagctgcaactattgattatttttattactgattaatcagttaataagTTTCTCTCTTCATCGATTAGTCGTTTGATCaattaaatggtgaaaaacgtcGATCGCTGCTTCCTGAAGCCGATGATGCAACATCACATGTCACATGATGATCTGCAGTTTACtgtaaagaaaccagaaaaaatgactcaaaatgattaatcgattagttattgattaattgaacaGCTGCTAAGTCATtgattagttgcagctgtagtcAGAACGACTGATCCGCTTCCTGTCCGCCGCAGGTTCTGGATTACTGGGTGTTCGGTCGGATCTTCTGTGACATCTGGGCGGCGGTGGACGTGCTGTGCTGCACGGCGTCCATCATGTCTCTGTGCGTCATCTCCATCGACCGCTACATCGGCGTCCGCTACCCGCTGCAGTACCCCATGATCGTCACCGAGAAGCGGGCGCTGCTCGCCATGCTGGGCGTCTGGATCCTCGCCATCGTCATCTCCATCGGCCCGCTGCTGGGCTGGAAGCCGCCGCCGTCACAGGTACCAGAAACTACCCAGCATGCACCACAGAACCCGACAATCCTTAAAACCCACCCTTTAATGAGGATCAGTTAGAACCAGATCCTGAAGGTCATCAGAGTCATTACAGGTATTGatctgttaataataataataataaacattataagCTGGTCCATCAATAACTGCTTTCATACATTTAATTGATCCAGTATCAATTAAGgagaaatttgttttattgaatattgtttgtTAGGATCATAGAAACTAATCAAACTGATTGATTAGAAGAGTGAAATGGTGGTTAGAGCTACAACTATTGATGAATCAATAGTTGCAGTTTCTCTCTTCATTGATTAGTCGTTTGATcaataaaatggtgaaaaatgtcgatcagtgtttcctGAAGCCGATGATGCAACATCacatcttcagtttactgtcataaagaaaccagaaaatattcacattaacaagctgaaccagagaattttaacaattaatcaattgtcaaaatagttattgattaatttataGTAGTTGTCAACTAATCAACTAAATGTTGCAGCTGAGAGTTCGAGACTTAAATAGACAAAAGACGTCGTCATCAGTTTGACAACACGCAGCATTTAGAGGAAAacgctgctgttgttgttgttgctgttcttcttgttgttgttgttgctgttcttgttgttgttgttgttgctgttcttcttgttgttgttgttgctgttcttcttgttgttgttgttgttgttgttgttgctgttcttcttgttgttgtgttgtgttttccgTCTGATCACGTGACTGAACTAAACACAGTGAACCGGTCGCTCTGCAGGACGACACGGTGTGTCTGATCACCCAGGAGCCTTTCTACGCCCTCTTCTCCTCACTGGGCTCCTTCTACATCCCGCTGGCCGTCATCCTCGCCATGTACTGCCGCGTCTACATCGTAGCCAAACGCACCACCAAGAACCTGGAGGCCGGCATGATGAAGGAGCGCCAGGAGGACTCCAACGAGCTCACCCTGAGGATCCACTGCAGGAACCAGCAGATCCACGATCTATGCTCCGCCCCCAAGGCCGGAGGGGGCGGGGCCTCGGCCGGACGAAGCACGCTCACCGTCAAACTGCTCAAGTTCTCCCGAGAGAAGAAAGCTGCCAAGACGCTGGGCGTGGTGGTCGGCATGTTCATCCTCTGCTGGCTGCCTTTCTTCCTGGCTCTGCCTATCAGTACGTGATCAGCTTCTATCTATAAACTACACATCTAATCAATACTATTGATCGTCTTTTATCTGTTAAACATCCACAAAGTAGcaaaacatcaatatttactAAAGACCAACAAGTCGTCATtcagaaaaccagcaaatatgtatgtttgagaggctgaaacaagtgatttgttcttgtatttttgctttaaaatgtactttaaagcATCtataacacacatttatataataatacatttatataataacacatttatataataatacatatttctCTGCTCCTCAGACTGATCTATACAGTgagtaatgtgttggttgtggctcgtagtgactctgcagctcctctcggctttacggagctttatagtgagtttcagctcattgtttatcgttttcagagagaaaaagctgtaaaaagccgctgaacactacctgctcacagttagctgtagactagctggtgaacatagtggagcatttagcagctaaagagccagatatttccctcaggagttggtagagagcaaaaaacATCATGTCAAGTTTCTTGAACCAGATTAAAACTATAAAGGATCAAGAACAGAACCCTGAGGAACGCCACAagtaattattgacattatcaatgtgacgataatgttgctccgtagctgctggatgtggaaataagcaactgtttgctaacaagttcaacatatcaacttaaaagctgatgatgagtCAGAGTTAATGTTCACTTCTTGTATCTGATGGAGACTAAACATCAGTTAATGAAGGTTTAAAGATTTTCCAccataaaagaagaaaatattcacatttcagaatcTAATTTGATTCATCAgttaatcgtttcagctctaaaatagACTGCACTGATAAATATGTCGATTAACTGATAACATCTGTGGCTTCATCATGAAACTCAACCAAATTTGTCTAAAACCTTGAGACATTTTGTTCCATTTGTtcttaaataatttaaactcCCACATAGCGTCAAAGCTTCAGCTCTGCTATTCACTCATTTCACCTGTTAAGACAATAAATTCAGCTGCATCACATCTGGTTCTGTTCTGCTTCAGGCTccaaaatcaatacatttatcATCTAAACGTCAGACGGTCTCCTCTGCTGCCTCTGTGAACTGGTCCAACAGCAGATAAAACCACAGAGCAACACAAGAAACACCAACACACCAACccaaaataaaagcttttaagcTCTCTGTAAGCCGTGTTAGCCGTGTTAGCTGTGTTAGCTGTGTTAGCTGTGTTAGCCGTGTTAGCTGTGTTAGCCGTATTAGCTCTCTTAGCTCTTGTAGCTGTGTTAGCTCTGTTAGCGCAGGGCAACAAGGTGATAAACCCTTAAAAACTTTACGTCCAGATTCATCACAATAAGAGTTAATCGATGACTCTTCAGAAACTGCACATGGAGAACTAGGATCCCTTTGTTCTCTTCGTGGCTTTAATGTTTGGCCTGAACCACGATGCTTCAtcagcagccaatcagcagccAGCGTTTCCAGGACAGACCCCAGACGTGTCTGTAGTTGTGTCAGCGTTCtcagtgcagagagacagggCAGGAAGGTAAACACTCTcgttatttctttattttctgtgatgGATTTCCCACAACATGGACGGTGGAGCGATGCCAGACATTCCCTCCGGCTGATATCACAGATTACAGCTGAGTCTGCTTGGATTAGTGCGGTCTGACAGGAAGCTGTTTGTGTTCGGCAGCACTGAACGGATCGTGTCAAAGCCGATGAGTCACAGAGCAGAACTCGCTGAGATCTTTGCTCCTTTGAAGGATCCTCACAAATCCTCTTCCTCACACAGTCTGACAGAggtctgatgatgatgaggatgatgactTTGACAACAGCACTTAGTGTAGGATATGATATATAAACACCACTGAGGCACTAAACTGGTCTTTATTAGGCCTTTTCAATCAAGTTTACATCTTCATTTAAAGTGAAGAACTAAACTCAGGAACTAAAGTGAAGAACCAGACTGACACTAAACACAGGAAATACGTTCGGAGACGAAACTCGAAGCCAAACTTAACAACTAAATTTATGTTCTGAACAAAactcagaaaacacatttaggGTCAAAATTTCCAAACATGGACAAAGTTTAGAGACTGAACTCTGGTATTAAAGACACATAACTGAAGGATACTGAGCTGCAGctgccgattattttcattattgattaatctgttacTTTCTCAatcaattgattagttgtttggtccataaaatgtcagaaaacggtgaaaaatgttttccttcttcagtttactgtcacagagactaaagaaaccagaaaatattcacatttaaggagctggaatcagagaatttagacttttttttgtcttaaaaaatgatttaaaacgataaattgattatcaaaatagttggtgagGCTCCTTGTAGGACGTTTGAGTCAACAACAGACTGAAACTCTGTGGTTGAGAAGTTCAGAGTCAACAGTCAAACCTCTAAAAAGTTGCTTTAATAACAGATTTAAAGCATAAGACTCTCTGAGCTGAGGTTTTAGCCGTCGCTGAGTTCTCTACCCACAATGCCTCTGGCTACGGGTGACCTTTAGACCACGGCGGCTTTCATAAGAGACGAGTAAACTTTAATATCGGCCGTCTGATGCTCAGAGAAACAGAGTTCTGATCAGAGGATTTAACTCTGCCGAGGTTCAAACCAGGTTTATTTTTACTGATCCGAGTCTGTTTTTACCAAACGTCTCCGAGGAGGAAATCTGCTCCAACTGGGCCAAAAACCTCCAAAGACTCTTCATATTTAGTAAAAGTATTTcatcagtgtgagtgtgaggagtttatttatgactttatgTGTGAGAGATATTACAGAGGTGGAAATAACTGaacacatttactcaagtactttaaTGAAGTacagtttgaggtacttgtactttacttgagtatttccatgtgatgctactttctacatttcagagggaaatattgtactttctactccactacatttatttgacagctttagttacttttcagatgaagatttgacacaatggataatataacaagcttttaaaatacaacacagagaCTCAAATATTCACTTTAAACGCACAATAGGAGTCTcaaccaaaacaataacaagagacggagtgtgatgacggtgtgaagtagcaagggatcatgggagttgttgtcttcgttgttaaataaccagcttcagtgggataggattactccagtgttcatcgtccggtacgggctgttagccgagctgctgctaacacttgttcggtttatttctcttataactttagatccagacgttcagcagagtctcctcctctccaaaaacaaacgtaaacgcagattaaaatcgttaaaaatattaattaaagctgtttcacctaaaaaatcaatatttctctgacgatgtttggtgaccagcggacttcctggaggggctgttagccgagctgctgctaacgtttgtccagtttatttctctgataacttaagatccagacgtccaatgactaaaatccttcttcctgctaaaagatatagttaaaaaccacctaaatttatcatgaaaatgtgtcttaaaactgaataaaagtccatttataacagtttgtgtggaacaaccacaacaccgatgtattatcttgtatgtgtgtaagttactctttggtagacgccattgtagcggacaaacacagcgccgccgtatgcatctggtgcgtgtttactctttggtagaggaggtatgacgccatcgacaggcgaccaaatgaaacggtccgttactttgattaaattacagatttctctgagtttgaaaatacacaagtcaacaacatatataacacaggtctagttgtttttagacattttaatgtggaataattacatattatagctttaagagGATGGAACGAGTccaaacatttaatatttgactCTGAGACTCTTTATAGATACAGTTTAATGGGTTTGATCTCCTGTAGCGCCACCATCGGGACTGCAGCTGGATGTTATCTGACTTCTCTACAGTTTCATTAGAGTCTCAGTGATGCGGCGTTTGCTTTTCTGCTGAGTCATGATCTGCACTGCGTCCTCAGTAAATCAGCAGCCCAGGAGGACTCAGGACCTCCATCCTGTTAAACAACACTGCTAATTTTCATCCTGCATGCATGCAGGAACCACACAGGCACACGTCTTCATCTTCGTCTTCACCCGTCACGATGCAGCAGAAAGCTTGAAGCTCACAGTgacttttatacttttaaaggaaatgaaaggtTCAACATTCTTACAGTCACTGTTTCAACATGTAAATGAGGGAGGATTATGTCATAACCGTCAGATCGGCCTCGTTGAACCAGTCAGTTTAACGACCACATCTACAACAAACAGTGACGAAGCAGGTTAATTAGCTCTGATTTGCTGAAgctcagagagctgcagagcaAACACAGACGTGttgattaaaatgttaaattgaaaAGGGCTTTCAGGAcggtatgtttgtgttttcaacagATGTCGTCGCCACGAGCAACCGTGACGCGTCCGACTGAGTGTCTCCAGTTAACAGGGTTAAAGCTGTGAATATACACAGTTAGTTTAGTTTGGTTGTGTTTACTGACGGGAAGGGAATGACTCAAACTCTCAGTTATCGGTGTGCTGATATTTATAGATGCATGCAGGCTGCAGGTGGAAGCAGCTCATGTAAAAGATTCTCCCTGTTCAGTTATATGATGAAGACGTGGTCATCATGTGTCGTTAAATGCAGGTTATAATCTACTAAACTTTACTTTTCAGTGGTATTTAACTGCTCTTTACTGAGCTGTGAGCGGTTCTGTTATCAGAGACTttggaaaaacagaaagtatTTAAATCAACCAGCCTCTGCGCCCTGAAATCCTTCACGTCCATAAATCTCCATTAAATCCTCGTGTTTCAGGCGCCGCTGAACACCCagctgatctctctctctctcagctctgcaACTGTATCATGTGTTTCAATTGAGCTTAAATGAAGGTTTTCTTCTGATTAAAATACAAGAAATCGTGTAGTTTTGATGAGTCAACTCATTCCTTCTGCTTTAATATAATCAAGAAGAACAGACGAGTGTGATTACTGTCAGTGTAAATATTTACGCTGCGTCAATGGTGCCAGTAAACAGTgttaacacagagagagagagagagtcaacaGGACGGATTACAGTCCAAAGTGGCAACAAGGCAgtttaattgttgttgtttattttgtgtatgttgTTTGCTAACATTCTGGTGCTAACAGGTTACTAATTACTGTTATGCTAACAGAGGTTTCGAGCTGAAACTAGTTATAAGCTTTctaaaaattaattattaatcaaattaGAGTCATTGTCTTAATCATAAGGAAACCAAAAATAACATCTTGTATAATATTATTTACCATGAAGGTTAAATATTGCAGTTGTTCCAAGTGTTTAAATGCTAAAACTTGTTTTTTGGAGATCTATACCGTCTTATCACACTGATCAACCGGTCACATGACGTCTCCTTCATTCAGTAGCTCGTCGTGGCACTGTTCACCTTCCATACATGCGTTCGgcaaaacacataaatcagctgCTGGATTCGTCTCCACCGatgcaggaaacacaaaaaacctTCAGGAGTCCTGAACTGAGCTGACAGGAATCACGGAGCGCCGACATTCCAGAAAATCTTGTTGCAAATCCGTCGGATCTTAAACTCtgactgtgacagaaataaataaagctcCTCTTGACCTGGAAAAGTTTCTCAAACTATGTGTGTTGTTGGAAAAAATCAGCCGtggtaaaaaaataatttagtgTGTAGTTTAAACCCTTTAAATGTCACCATGGAAGTTACCTTTATCACTTCTAGAGTCAATAATATACTTGACtgacatgcaaacaaacaaataaaaagatagaaaatcatcttcatttattggctgtttttatatttggtCACTAAACTGATACAAACTCTATTGATGGGTTTCTGACGTTAGATACAAACACCACAGATGAAACAGTGACGCTTCAGAAAAGCACATGTGAGTTTTCACATGGACAGAAACAGAACGGTGATATATTTACACGAGGAAAACCCAGAACTATTTCATTTAGCGGACGCTTGTTTCCATGGtgacgtacatctgagagttgATACGAGCAGcagggaaaaaagaaatgaaaacaccaTTAAACTGATACTAAAATAGCAAACTGATACTGAAATAGCTTCATCCTGTTTGGAACGGAGAATCTCCAAacttggtgtttgtttttgttttttttttttttttacaggacaGTGATGCATCATGGGCAGGTGTCACATGTTTTTCCCGTGGCGGACGTCAGCTTTAACAGTAAAATTCTTCAAATATAGTCAGAGCGCAGCCTGAGGCGGCAGGATGGCCTTACAAGTCCATGTTCAGGGAGAAATAATCCACCTTGATGCTCAGGAGAAACGTTATCTGAAGAACATCAAAACCTGATCCTCCAAAATCCTCcaaaaatcccccaaaaatCCTCGAAAATCCTGCCAACATACTGCAGATCACCTGCCTCATCCGCAGGTCAGAGAGGAGTTTGTATCTCTGCAGATGTTTACGGtccatctgtctttgtttttttctcacttacaCTAATTGTAATTTAACCTCGTTATCGTCCTTTCAGCGGTGACATCAGAGACAGACGAGACGTTTCCAACAGTTTAACAGTTTCCAAACTGCTGTGATGTTCAGACATGTACGACTGTACAATATTATtaatctaattattattattattattattattatcagtctttatttattcaggaaatctcatTTAGATCAAGATCTCTTCTTGaatattataaaacaataaaaaacaagcagaatAAACGTCTATAAACTGTGTTGATCAATAATATCAGCAACATGATCCcagtcagtgatgatgatgatgatgatgatgatgttatatAACAGGTAAACGTTGCCCTCTGGTGGTGAAAAGTTCAACCTGCAGCTGATTTGCTTCTGCACAACATCCAacattcagtcacatgatgcAGAAACGTCCCTGCTGATCAGTTCCTGACTCATCAATCAGTCTGTCCATTGATCAGCTGGTAGAACTCTTCCTGTCGGTTCGTTTTCAAAACCAGCCGCTCAACTTTTCTATACTTTAAATACCAAATTCACACGATCCTTCTCAAAATGTGCCTctttatgaatgtttatgttctggttttatttaaaagcataaagttaaagtaacgttagcatgaaaacaataaagtaactttagcatgaaaacaataaagtaacgttagcgtgaaaacaaaataaagcaacattAGCTTGAAAACtataaagtaacgttagcatgaaaacaataaagtaacattagcgtgaaaacaataaagcaacGTTAGcgtgaaaacaaaataaagcaacattAGCGTGAAAACAGTAAAGCAACGTTAAAAAATTACGATTATTCAGTGTAGAAGAAGAACTGATTTGATGTTTGGAGGCAGTTTGTTGACGTGTTGACAGTCGTTTTGTTTGTGtggtaaacaaacacacctgtaactcATAAACAGTAACAGGCTCCACCCAGTGGCACAAACAGGTACTACAGCAGATCTACACCGACGTCTCTGTGTCgtctttttaatatattttaattgattaaattattaataccaattaacagattaatcacTGACATCCcttatctgtttgtttgtttgtttgtttgtttgtttgtgtgttaaggCTCGTTCAACAGCAGCCTGCAGCCTCCTGAAACCTTCTTTAAAGTCATTTTCTGGCTGGGATACTTCAACAGCTGCCTGAACCCCATCATCTACCCCTGCTACAGCCGAGAGTTCAAACAGGTAACTGCTCAGcatcaggggtccgtttcacaaagcgggtttagtgaaaactcagagtttgttaaccctgaaatgagggaaactctgagttttccgtttcaaaaagggaggtaactcaaaccagagaaagagggataactctagcctgtttcagagagaggggtaacttaagctctcggtcagttaccgtagtaacagactctatgaacctaacctggtcgggaccaggtttttctcaatgaacctcgagtttctctcagtctccgccctctttcagagccacacactccatttgatttcctcattcattcagtcagcaggcgagttttggcgtagcctagttctgccgtctgtcatttaaaaaaatcattaaaaaaatcagagtcagtatattagaagtccattaggcacagtaggtggcgactttttcactaacatggcatgtccttttgataacgatcccgtggatgaaggtgcagcattactgcgcagagaattaaatattcgttgagaggtggttatcagaccacgcatagatgttctagcatttccagacaattatctttttgagagataccgtttcacgtcacagtccatcatctacatacacaacctaatccgtccttacatttgcaacattactaatcgtaatcatgctctcacatcccagcagatattgtgtgttgcgctgtgtttctttgcaaacggaagtttttttgtacagtgtcggagccagccactggccttcctatagTCTGGCTTatggccagctcctctgcctccgttagaggtggcggtgctggaccaccacccgttttacggacatctgccttctttctgttggctgagtagaagtctgtgttagtttaaataggattaattatttaacagaacatgatgtagatgagaagacatttatgtgtgtgaaaccagcattatgttggggataaaacaactgcacagtcaaacagccacttaatatttactttacaatgtaaaacatgatcaaaatgaggttcccccatgagattatgccgaggtctcacctgtttgaacaatgtttttatattttatcctaaactgctgccaagtgcgcttctccctcgcgggattggacctaaatgaaataaattaataggcgaccaatcaagcagttttcctctgtaatattattgtgattgcaaaggactacatttaaac includes the following:
- the LOC122995124 gene encoding alpha-1A adrenergic receptor-like — its product is MSLWTNGSSSDLYAGTQPPLPGSNSSSNRTDGSQPRGPHGAAPLDLSRAVPVGMVLASFIMFAIVGNILVILSVVCNRHLRIPTNYFIINLAIADLLLGTTVLPVSATLEVLDYWVFGRIFCDIWAAVDVLCCTASIMSLCVISIDRYIGVRYPLQYPMIVTEKRALLAMLGVWILAIVISIGPLLGWKPPPSQDDTVCLITQEPFYALFSSLGSFYIPLAVILAMYCRVYIVAKRTTKNLEAGMMKERQEDSNELTLRIHCRNQQIHDLCSAPKAGGGGASAGRSTLTVKLLKFSREKKAAKTLGVVVGMFILCWLPFFLALPISSFNSSLQPPETFFKVIFWLGYFNSCLNPIIYPCYSREFKQAFIRILRCRWKRKRQGWQAYYNYRCQQGSNNSSFLNGSQQTLSSISPSPRCVTSRLRPPPRSSDAGRDLLPGSAARGRLNPVSPLAKDTGAVLGVGTGRGAVMNGQSVDREEAERTPASKL